A single genomic interval of Terriglobus albidus harbors:
- the mltG gene encoding endolytic transglycosylase MltG, with the protein MNVLGVLILILLLVAAAGAYVLLTPFGPSTETFVDIPSGTGVRGIAGSLERAGVVRSRYAFEAWHTYQHGTLKAGEYRFDHPATVREIYDRMARGDVYTISVTVPEGYNLFDIATAVQHAGLGTADAFLAAARTNTALISDLSPDARSLEGYLFPETYKFSRHATPEQMQAAMVKRFRREATSLGLTTDVARTVTMASLVEKEVRVDTERPLVAGVFVNRLAKGMPLATDPTVIYAALLDNRWRGTIYRSDLDYDSPYNTYRHSGLPPGPIASPGVAALKAAMHPAETDYLYFVADASGHSVFSADLKEHAEQVQAYRRASGEAPAASAPSMQESRSPKHAVPGTASGRKRQK; encoded by the coding sequence GTGAACGTACTCGGAGTCTTGATTCTTATTCTGTTGTTGGTCGCGGCCGCGGGAGCGTATGTCCTGCTGACGCCCTTTGGTCCTTCCACCGAAACCTTCGTCGATATCCCCTCCGGCACCGGCGTTCGCGGCATCGCCGGATCCCTGGAACGCGCCGGCGTGGTCCGCAGCCGTTACGCCTTCGAGGCCTGGCACACCTATCAGCACGGCACACTCAAGGCCGGCGAGTACCGCTTCGATCATCCGGCAACCGTCCGCGAGATCTATGACCGCATGGCCCGCGGCGATGTCTACACCATCTCCGTTACCGTTCCGGAAGGCTACAACCTCTTCGATATCGCGACCGCGGTACAGCACGCCGGTCTGGGCACAGCCGATGCCTTCCTTGCCGCCGCACGTACGAACACCGCCCTGATCAGCGACCTCTCGCCCGATGCCAGGTCGCTCGAGGGCTATCTCTTCCCGGAGACCTACAAGTTCTCCCGCCATGCGACGCCGGAGCAGATGCAGGCCGCGATGGTGAAGCGTTTCCGGCGCGAAGCAACTTCCCTGGGGCTGACCACCGACGTCGCCCGCACCGTTACCATGGCCTCGCTGGTCGAAAAAGAGGTGCGCGTCGATACCGAGCGTCCCCTGGTCGCCGGGGTCTTCGTCAACCGGCTGGCAAAAGGCATGCCGCTGGCCACCGATCCCACGGTGATCTACGCCGCTCTGCTCGACAACCGGTGGCGGGGCACCATCTACCGTTCCGATCTGGACTATGACTCGCCCTACAACACCTACCGGCATAGCGGCCTGCCGCCGGGGCCGATCGCCAGCCCAGGGGTCGCGGCTCTGAAGGCCGCAATGCATCCTGCTGAGACGGATTACCTTTATTTTGTTGCAGATGCATCGGGACACAGCGTCTTCTCCGCCGATTTGAAAGAGCACGCCGAGCAGGTGCAGGCCTATCGTCGCGCCAGCGGTGAGGCTCCGGCTGCGTCTGCTCCGTCCATGCAGGAAAGCAGATCGCCAAAACACGCCGTGCCTGGCACCGCTTCTGGCAGGAAACGGCAGAAATAA
- a CDS encoding DUF4292 domain-containing protein encodes MTRVRWRAGVLLAAVLLTSGCFRHTYRVQKAPPVANVKSATLDELIHQIQGRFDAIKTMNASVDIITSTGGSKQGKVTVYTTFSGYILLRKPEDLRVLLFLPVVHTRAIDMVTDGKTFKMMIPPRSRAITGSNELATPSKNPLENLRPAVFYDSLLIKGVQAGELVAITSDERVIQTDSKKKEMVTEPDYDVSLFVQKNGGVELATHRVIHIGRSTLLPYAQDIYDGEGRVVTHATYEGYQKFGDIDFPTRITIERPLDELKIAMTLTKVSPNQEMENDQFELTIPQGTQVQQLP; translated from the coding sequence ATGACGAGAGTACGATGGCGAGCTGGAGTATTGCTGGCGGCAGTGTTGCTGACCAGCGGATGTTTCCGGCATACCTACCGTGTCCAGAAGGCCCCCCCGGTCGCCAACGTTAAATCCGCCACGCTGGATGAGCTGATCCACCAGATCCAGGGCCGCTTCGATGCCATCAAGACGATGAATGCTTCGGTGGATATCATCACCAGCACCGGCGGCAGTAAGCAGGGCAAGGTCACGGTCTATACCACCTTCAGCGGCTACATCCTGCTGCGTAAGCCGGAGGATCTGCGGGTGCTTCTGTTTCTGCCGGTGGTGCATACCCGCGCCATCGACATGGTGACCGACGGAAAGACCTTCAAGATGATGATTCCGCCGCGCAGCCGTGCGATTACGGGAAGTAATGAGCTGGCAACCCCGTCGAAGAACCCACTCGAAAATCTTCGCCCGGCGGTCTTCTATGACTCGCTGCTGATCAAGGGAGTGCAGGCTGGGGAGTTGGTTGCGATCACCTCGGATGAACGGGTGATTCAGACAGACTCCAAGAAGAAAGAGATGGTCACGGAGCCGGACTACGACGTCAGCCTCTTCGTCCAGAAGAACGGCGGCGTGGAGCTCGCGACCCACCGCGTGATTCATATCGGCCGCAGCACCCTGTTGCCCTACGCCCAGGACATCTATGACGGCGAAGGCCGCGTGGTCACCCACGCCACCTACGAGGGTTACCAGAAGTTCGGAGATATCGATTTTCCGACCCGCATTACTATCGAACGCCCGCTCGACGAACTCAAGATCGCGATGACACTCACAAAGGTCTCTCCTAATCAGGAGATGGAGAACGATCAGTTCGAACTGACTATTCCGCAGGGGACACAGGTGCAGCAACTGCCCTGA
- a CDS encoding GIY-YIG nuclease family protein, with protein sequence MPKEEHHYYVYILASRSRTLYIGVTNQLVRRIGAHRDGSGSAFTTGITSTGRSTLSTSLISEWQSAARNRSRDGCGQKRLL encoded by the coding sequence GTGCCGAAAGAAGAGCATCACTACTACGTCTATATCCTCGCGAGTCGGTCTCGAACGCTTTATATCGGGGTCACGAATCAATTGGTCCGTCGTATTGGGGCACATCGCGATGGCTCTGGGAGTGCGTTCACCACCGGTATAACATCTACCGGCCGGTCTACTTTGAGCACTTCACTGATATCCGAATGGCAATCCGCCGCGAGAAACAGATCAAGGGATGGCTGCGGTCAAAAAAGATTGCTTTGA
- a CDS encoding Gfo/Idh/MocA family protein codes for MLQIAVIGAGVFGKNHIRIYRELPGVHLAAVVDPAVTLEDTPVFASVDELLASGIPIDCASVCVPTVAHAQVASQLLRAGIDCLIEKPFAASLAEADQVLALAGQYGRIVQIGHLERFNPAVTATMPILTKPMFFESHRLSVFTPRSLDVDVVLDLMIHDLDIVLTMVNAPVTEVRAVGLPVLSPKVDIANVRLEFATGCVANFTASRVSTERVRKLRYFQPRQYVSLDFARQDLLVIDVADPAAAIAAFTQGAGLQHPSAGLSLRKLPVENGEPLKLEIESFLTSVQTRQEPRVTGQQGRAALELALEINQMIAQHAERAGLL; via the coding sequence GTGCTTCAGATCGCAGTCATAGGCGCCGGAGTCTTCGGCAAGAACCACATCCGTATCTATCGCGAGCTTCCCGGGGTTCACCTCGCCGCCGTGGTTGACCCGGCCGTCACCCTGGAAGACACCCCGGTCTTTGCCAGCGTGGACGAGCTGCTGGCCAGCGGCATTCCCATCGATTGTGCTTCGGTCTGTGTCCCCACGGTGGCGCATGCGCAGGTGGCGTCACAGCTTCTGCGCGCCGGCATCGACTGCCTGATCGAAAAGCCCTTTGCTGCATCTCTGGCGGAGGCGGACCAGGTGCTTGCGCTCGCCGGGCAGTATGGCCGCATCGTGCAGATCGGTCATCTGGAGCGGTTCAATCCGGCGGTGACGGCGACGATGCCCATCCTGACCAAGCCCATGTTCTTCGAGTCGCACCGCCTCAGCGTCTTTACGCCGCGGTCGCTCGATGTGGATGTGGTGCTGGACCTGATGATCCACGATCTCGACATCGTTCTAACGATGGTGAATGCACCGGTGACAGAGGTGCGCGCCGTCGGGCTGCCGGTGCTGTCGCCGAAGGTCGATATCGCGAATGTCCGTCTGGAGTTTGCCACCGGCTGCGTCGCGAACTTTACCGCCAGCCGGGTCTCGACGGAACGCGTGCGTAAGCTGCGCTACTTCCAGCCGCGCCAGTATGTCTCACTCGATTTCGCCCGGCAGGACCTGCTGGTGATCGATGTCGCCGACCCCGCCGCGGCCATCGCTGCGTTTACCCAGGGCGCCGGGTTGCAGCATCCCTCCGCAGGGCTTTCGCTGCGCAAACTGCCGGTCGAGAACGGTGAGCCGCTGAAGCTGGAGATCGAATCGTTCCTGACATCGGTACAGACACGGCAAGAGCCGCGTGTGACCGGGCAGCAGGGACGCGCTGCATTGGAACTGGCGCTGGAGATTAATCAGATGATCGCCCAGCATGCCGAGCGGGCGGGGCTTTTATGA
- a CDS encoding HipA family kinase, giving the protein MAVLAVQAIRRMRGGAQSQLMLGADGQLWVVKFRNNAQHLRILVNEFLATRLAAHAGLSVPTCEVIEVTPWLVENSPQMWIELGRNKRERCCAGLNFGSQFVGGLLPGQVVDYLPEEQLREVRNLGEFAGMLAIDKWTGNINGRQAVFHRKPRERKYRATFIDQGFCFGAGDWVYRDPPLRGVYLRNTVYEGVTGWQSFDPWLHRIETMDPNTAWKIAEEIPPEWYGGDTDALEELIAGLLTRRGRVRELIVQFRESDRNPFPNWIEGVKVPVPRQFSESGYVM; this is encoded by the coding sequence TTGGCGGTTCTGGCAGTGCAGGCGATACGGCGGATGCGCGGAGGCGCCCAGAGCCAGCTCATGCTCGGCGCCGACGGCCAGCTCTGGGTCGTGAAGTTCCGCAACAACGCCCAGCACCTTCGCATCCTGGTCAACGAGTTCCTCGCGACACGGCTGGCCGCCCACGCCGGGCTGAGCGTTCCCACATGCGAGGTCATCGAGGTCACGCCGTGGCTGGTCGAAAACTCACCGCAGATGTGGATCGAGCTCGGGAGAAACAAGCGGGAACGCTGTTGCGCCGGCCTGAACTTCGGCTCGCAGTTCGTTGGCGGGCTTCTGCCCGGACAGGTCGTCGACTACCTGCCCGAGGAGCAGCTCCGCGAGGTCCGGAACCTCGGCGAGTTTGCCGGCATGCTCGCCATCGACAAGTGGACCGGCAACATTAACGGACGCCAGGCCGTCTTTCATCGCAAACCCCGGGAGCGCAAGTACCGCGCGACCTTCATTGACCAGGGTTTCTGCTTCGGCGCCGGTGACTGGGTCTATCGCGATCCGCCGCTGCGGGGCGTCTATCTGCGCAACACCGTCTACGAAGGCGTGACCGGATGGCAGAGCTTCGACCCCTGGCTGCATCGCATCGAGACCATGGACCCGAACACAGCCTGGAAGATCGCCGAAGAGATTCCGCCCGAATGGTACGGGGGCGATACGGATGCCCTGGAGGAGTTGATCGCGGGCTTGCTGACGCGGCGTGGAAGAGTAAGAGAGTTGATCGTGCAGTTTCGGGAATCAGATCGAAACCCCTTCCCGAACTGGATCGAGGGCGTGAAGGTTCCCGTACCCCGCCAGTTCTCGGAGTCCGGTTATGTCATGTGA
- a CDS encoding DUF3037 domain-containing protein has protein sequence MERVPCEFFLLRYVPDAVKDEFVNIGVLLREAARPEEAVVRFTRDWSRVRCIDPDADTAMLEAMEAEIALRLRTSATDPKPVMTVLEDTFSNSIRITEARATLAESVPAELEQLMQLYVDSRKLPAARRRTGRAAIAAAMRGEFERAGVWELMRKRIAASAYTRPGDPLKIDCGYRPNGIVRMFHAVSLEGDLEAAKVLAFSSTSLREGVQRVENAGLELTAVVEPLRQVDETTEGEAAERYRFGVETMEREAIRVLTVSDLPRLAETARRELNG, from the coding sequence ATGGAGCGGGTTCCCTGCGAGTTCTTTCTGCTGCGCTATGTGCCGGATGCGGTGAAGGACGAGTTCGTGAACATCGGTGTGTTGCTGCGCGAGGCGGCTCGGCCGGAAGAGGCCGTGGTGCGTTTCACGCGTGACTGGAGCCGCGTGCGCTGCATCGATCCGGACGCCGATACCGCGATGCTGGAGGCGATGGAGGCTGAGATCGCACTTCGCCTGCGCACCAGCGCCACCGATCCCAAGCCGGTGATGACTGTGCTGGAGGATACCTTTTCCAACAGCATTCGCATCACCGAGGCCCGGGCGACGCTGGCCGAGAGTGTGCCCGCGGAGCTGGAGCAGTTGATGCAGCTCTACGTCGATTCCCGAAAGCTGCCGGCGGCCCGCCGCCGCACCGGCCGAGCCGCCATTGCAGCCGCCATGCGTGGCGAGTTCGAACGCGCCGGCGTCTGGGAGCTGATGCGGAAACGCATCGCCGCTTCCGCCTACACGCGTCCCGGAGATCCGCTGAAGATCGACTGCGGCTACCGGCCGAATGGCATCGTCCGTATGTTTCACGCCGTGTCCCTCGAAGGCGATCTGGAAGCCGCCAAGGTGCTGGCGTTCTCCTCAACCTCTTTGCGCGAGGGTGTGCAACGCGTGGAAAACGCCGGACTCGAGCTGACCGCCGTGGTCGAGCCGCTCCGCCAGGTCGACGAGACCACCGAAGGCGAAGCCGCGGAACGCTACCGCTTCGGCGTCGAAACCATGGAACGCGAGGCAATCCGTGTGCTGACGGTCAGTGATTTGCCGCGTCTGGCCGAGACGGCCAGACGAGAGTTGAATGGTTGA
- the purE gene encoding 5-(carboxyamino)imidazole ribonucleotide mutase, with amino-acid sequence MSTSPLVGVVMGSRSDYKVMKAAVTVLQEFGVPCEARVVSAHRTPDLLMEYAATAETRGLRVIVAGAGGAAHLPGMLAAKTVVPVLGVPVPATMLQGTDSLLSIVQMPKGVPVGTLAIGEAGAMNAGLLAVAILATTDDALREKLKAWRAARTAAVLAESLEDEA; translated from the coding sequence ATGAGCACCTCGCCGCTGGTTGGAGTGGTGATGGGCAGCCGCAGTGACTACAAGGTCATGAAGGCTGCCGTTACTGTGTTGCAGGAGTTTGGCGTTCCCTGTGAGGCGCGTGTCGTCTCCGCCCATCGAACACCGGATCTCCTGATGGAGTACGCCGCTACCGCCGAAACGCGGGGCCTGCGTGTCATCGTCGCCGGCGCCGGCGGCGCCGCGCATCTGCCCGGAATGCTGGCGGCCAAGACCGTCGTTCCCGTGCTTGGAGTTCCCGTGCCTGCGACTATGTTGCAGGGCACCGATTCGCTGCTCTCGATCGTCCAGATGCCCAAAGGGGTTCCCGTCGGCACGCTCGCTATCGGAGAAGCCGGAGCCATGAACGCCGGGCTGCTGGCTGTCGCGATCCTGGCCACTACCGACGACGCTCTGCGCGAGAAGCTCAAGGCATGGCGTGCCGCACGCACCGCCGCCGTCCTGGCTGAGTCCCTGGAGGACGAGGCGTGA
- the purK gene encoding 5-(carboxyamino)imidazole ribonucleotide synthase, translating to MSAILPGKTVGIFGGGQLGRMMAMAARSFGYKIHVLDPDPACPAAYVVDKVIEASWRDDWEAGNLARGCDVVTLEIEQISPESMAMASRFAPVRPGAQMLAIIQDKIEQKTWLQKMGFPVGPFRGVRSLEELSSAVMELGGDCFIKSARGGYDGRGQARMYPEEVSDGSIRDAWLAVGETDCVVEKAVDLEQEISVMVSRSPSGEVKVFPAAGNVHENQILVWSVIPAPIPHELDRQARQIGEALADTFQLEGLLAVEMFVTKDGKLLINELAPRPHNSYHQSERACVTGQFEQAIRAVCDLPLGDVSLVEPAAIVNLLGEVWLDEQGNERQPHFDAALAVPGVRLHLYEKLKPRRGRKMGHLSAVGATGDEAIARVREAKSRL from the coding sequence GTGAGCGCAATTCTTCCCGGTAAGACCGTCGGCATCTTCGGCGGTGGACAGCTCGGCCGCATGATGGCCATGGCCGCACGCTCCTTCGGCTACAAGATTCACGTCCTCGATCCCGATCCCGCCTGCCCCGCCGCTTATGTGGTCGACAAGGTGATTGAAGCAAGCTGGCGCGATGACTGGGAGGCCGGTAACCTTGCTCGCGGATGCGACGTGGTCACGCTCGAGATCGAGCAGATCTCACCTGAGAGCATGGCGATGGCCTCGCGCTTTGCGCCGGTGCGCCCCGGAGCGCAGATGCTCGCCATCATCCAGGACAAAATTGAACAGAAGACCTGGCTGCAGAAGATGGGCTTCCCCGTCGGTCCCTTCCGCGGCGTCCGTAGCCTGGAAGAGTTGTCCAGCGCAGTGATGGAGCTGGGCGGTGACTGCTTCATCAAGAGCGCCCGCGGCGGCTACGACGGCCGTGGACAGGCCCGCATGTATCCCGAAGAGGTCTCCGATGGCTCCATCCGCGATGCCTGGCTCGCCGTCGGCGAGACCGACTGCGTCGTCGAAAAGGCAGTCGATCTCGAGCAGGAGATCTCGGTCATGGTCTCGCGCTCGCCCAGCGGCGAGGTGAAGGTCTTTCCCGCCGCCGGCAACGTGCATGAGAACCAGATCCTGGTCTGGAGCGTGATCCCCGCCCCGATACCGCATGAGCTCGATCGCCAGGCGCGCCAGATCGGGGAGGCGCTGGCCGATACCTTCCAGCTCGAAGGCCTGCTGGCGGTGGAGATGTTCGTCACCAAAGACGGCAAGCTGCTGATCAACGAACTGGCTCCGCGGCCGCACAACAGCTACCACCAGAGCGAGCGCGCCTGCGTGACCGGCCAGTTCGAACAGGCGATTCGCGCTGTCTGCGATCTGCCTCTCGGTGATGTCTCCCTGGTAGAGCCCGCAGCGATCGTCAATCTGCTGGGCGAGGTCTGGCTCGATGAGCAGGGCAACGAGCGTCAGCCGCACTTCGATGCAGCCTTGGCCGTCCCGGGAGTGCGCCTGCATCTCTACGAAAAGCTGAAGCCGCGCCGCGGCCGCAAGATGGGTCACCTCTCTGCCGTCGGAGCAACCGGAGATGAAGCGATTGCCAGGGTGCGGGAGGCGAAGTCGCGGCTGTGA
- a CDS encoding IS110 family transposase yields MQIVGCDFHPQWQQVSFLDQETGEYREAKLVNGDGEAERFYRSLSPGALVGIESCGNAQWFIDLLGSLGHTVWVGDAAKIRASYVRKQKTDRRDADHILKLLVEDRFPRLWTPSAKQRDLRQLLIHRHKLVEIRTRVKNGLQHLAMNRGVQKQSRLWSVRGRAELEKLPLEGWSARRREDLLELMKGLDQQIKELDEAVVQAAREDAKAELLMSQPGVGPITAMAFVLTIGDVSRFEYSGKVASYLGLIPSEYTSGGKRKLGAISKQGNRFMRQLLVEAAQTACRLDEGFRKQYQARCHHKPKAVAKVAAARRLAVRLYWMLRLNKRYPEIAHIESSSGVPLAIHGRDVE; encoded by the coding sequence ATGCAGATTGTAGGTTGTGATTTCCATCCGCAGTGGCAGCAGGTTTCATTTTTAGATCAGGAGACTGGCGAGTACCGGGAAGCGAAGCTGGTCAACGGGGACGGGGAGGCGGAGCGGTTCTACCGGTCGTTGTCTCCAGGAGCGCTTGTAGGGATCGAGTCGTGCGGCAACGCGCAGTGGTTTATTGATCTGCTAGGCAGTCTGGGTCACACGGTGTGGGTCGGAGATGCGGCGAAGATCCGAGCCAGCTATGTACGGAAGCAGAAGACGGACCGCCGGGATGCGGACCATATCCTGAAGCTGCTGGTGGAGGACCGGTTTCCGCGGTTGTGGACGCCTTCAGCCAAGCAGCGGGATCTTCGTCAGCTGCTGATCCACCGACACAAGCTGGTGGAGATCCGGACCCGGGTGAAGAACGGGCTGCAGCACCTGGCGATGAACCGTGGCGTACAGAAGCAGTCGCGGCTGTGGAGCGTTCGGGGGAGGGCTGAGTTGGAAAAGCTTCCTCTGGAGGGCTGGAGTGCCCGGCGACGGGAGGATCTGCTGGAGCTGATGAAGGGTCTGGATCAGCAGATCAAGGAGCTGGATGAGGCAGTCGTGCAGGCGGCCAGGGAGGATGCGAAGGCGGAGCTGTTGATGAGCCAGCCGGGAGTCGGTCCGATCACGGCGATGGCCTTCGTACTGACGATCGGCGATGTGAGCCGGTTCGAGTACAGCGGGAAGGTCGCCAGCTATCTGGGCCTGATCCCCAGCGAATACACCTCGGGCGGCAAGCGCAAACTGGGAGCCATCAGCAAGCAGGGTAACCGGTTCATGCGCCAGTTGCTGGTGGAAGCAGCACAGACGGCCTGCCGGCTGGATGAGGGATTTCGAAAGCAGTATCAGGCTCGCTGCCACCACAAGCCGAAAGCAGTGGCCAAGGTGGCGGCAGCAAGGAGGTTAGCAGTGCGACTCTACTGGATGCTCAGGCTGAACAAACGCTATCCAGAGATCGCCCATATCGAGAGCAGCTCGGGGGTGCCCCTGGCCATCCATGGTCGTGACGTTGAGTGA